From Excalfactoria chinensis isolate bCotChi1 chromosome 4, bCotChi1.hap2, whole genome shotgun sequence, one genomic window encodes:
- the TET2 gene encoding methylcytosine dioxygenase TET2: MSARLRDAAEIRSEGSLVDGPGAGQMEQDRTNHVDGNRLSPFLISQSSHICQAEPSAVKLQNGTPATERPEVEVNGDHKRLFSKSNYGEPHAKESPNHRISPDLLQEKKVCSKYIQNGGIKRTFSEPSLFGLQQSKKVKQDKEVNGEKAEPEDNYEKPSISNCYSEKKSETGQENEASELMPSTGYNSVGSEDPRELLIQDEQEQENINCHNRDIVLLLKNKAVPMPNGATVSASSMDSMHGELLEKTLSQYYPEHVSIAMQKNTSHSNAITSQATKELSHETTHSSHTSGQIISPQTSNSELPQVPAVVVTEVYGADNSSKPPVLPGSCSLQKPELQLQQQIPGYDTHRLSVGNSAVHGSIGQVPNQDLSLSSSSNLQAQNAALERFSEQAEKNGAFFTQNSMFHKDSSTPPAPEMNSALSVMVQEGCHSYDNSCDETLPGEIKDKGQQQGPMPESPGLSQQQLHPQQRLPQQVQTSQHEVSQSDPRAAAAASIQQHPEEMPPPPSEPPLQNLHACGSDGELPQLCQRFPGQREPEIPPDKEKDQVKESVQQPQRYSKPAWIELVSTPFRQGELPHKPNEALLRSILQYQANASKAVYMKQYAGSPDALKGPSGQPQSQKIMQQEQIPLQYKSESSQLQPHPTADLQLLFQKHSPQPQLTKMDSLLKPRVQQHPPQQLHFQQQPEQQIEQPLGAPLKQQHLNPQTGESEQFLHSHILQQMLQKQTQQTQMPCSPHLTPNQQQALQMKSKEPPQAIPHSQSNAEQQPDRTSFSQPRADEGFQTGNKYMKPTAFPLHSPQLGLEQVQSVNNKTPLYSQKTSAGLQHPCQNNVHLMSEKKENATNLEHSGANKVRDLQHMQYFSNNLPPKQDVNHCFREQEQQSQQASVIQLPQGYGGSLSQDPPSQKATPMPQRYLPHSQQTPAHSQDQRGCNLQSQTPKDFNKHAALRWHLLQKQEQQAYQQTKTETGASAARKPIKIEAGTKSNFCMRLSAAQLENKMWKKTIKQENQHFGCENTQQKSIIETMEQQLKQIQVKSLFDHKTFTVKSPKHVKVETAGPITILSRNTSAAEFDTHTPTFEQQANVSAEKTPTKRTAGTVLNNFLDSPSKLLDTPVKNLLDTPAKTQYDFPSCSCVEQIIEKDEGPFYTHLGAGPNVAAIREIMEERFGQKGKAIRIERVVYTGKEGKSSQGCPIAKWVVRRSSQEEKLLCLVRERAGHTCETAVIVILILVWEGIPTSLADKLYSELTDTLRKYGTLTNRRCALNEERTCACQGLDPETCGASFSFGCSWSMYYNGCKFARSKIPRKFKLMGDDPKEEEKLESHLQNLSTLMAPTYKKLAPDAYNNQIEYEHRAPECRLGLKEGRPFSGVTACLDFCAHAHRDLHNMQNGSTLVCTLTREDNREIGQTPEDEQLHVLPLYKVSDVDEFGSTEGQEEKKRNGSIQVLTSFRRKVRMLAEPVKTCRQRKLEAKKAAAEKLSSLENGSSKAEREKSAAARNKQGNSEAAGHAKQLADLLRLSGPATQQQQQHPQRTLANNPQSNAINTYSGSGSANLYVRLPNPANAYPSSSYTSDPYGGSGPMNLYATSSQPAGSYLNSSSPMNPYSGSLSQNNQYPPYQCNGNIQMDNCPSYLGSYPSQHHQHMDLYNCQSQDPMSKLSLPPIQTLYQHRFGNNQSFGPKYLNYGNQNTQVDSFSNCTIRPNVHHIGSFSSYSTHEADGHFMEVASRLKSNLSNPSMDYASMSKTTEHHHGHPPPHLARDYHSASSMFSGPPNSLHLQNKDSEMISHAVNGLSNTIPGQNHDRTTPQGGLDKTDVLNPEKAEDPDEVWSDSEQSFLDPEIGGVAVAPSHGSILIECAKRELHATTPLKNPNRNHPTRISLVFYQHKSMNEPKHGLALWEAKMAEKAREKEEECEKYGPDYVPQKSYGKKAKREPAEPHEPSEPTYLRFIKSLAQRTLSVTTDSTVTTSPYAFTRVTGPYNRYI, translated from the exons atACGTTCAGAGGGTAGCCTTGTGGATGGCCCCGGAGCAGGCCAGATGGAACAGGACAGAACCAACCATGTTGACGGCAATAGATTGAGTCCATTTTTAATATCACAATCTTCTCACATTTGCCAGGCAGAACCTTCTGCAGTGAAGCTACAGAACGGAACTCCAGCAACAGAGAGGCCTGAGGTCGAAGTTAACGGTGACCACAAGCGGCTGTTCAGTAAGAGCAACTATGGAGAGCCCCATGCAAAGGAAAGCCCAAACCACCGCATTAGCCCTGACCTTTTACAAGAGAAGAAAGTATGCTCCAAATATATACAAAATGGTGGGATAAAACGCACTTTTAGTGAGCCCTCTCTGTTTGGACTTCAGCAGAGCAAGAAAGTGAAACAAGACAAAGAGGTAAATGGAGAAAAAGCTGAGCCAGAGGATAACTATGAAAAACCAAGCATCTCCAATTGCTACAGTGAGAAGAAATCTGAGACAGgacaagaaaatgaagcttCAGAGTTGATGCCGTCTACAGGATACAACAGTGTTGGTTCAGAAGACCCTCGTGAACTCCTGATTCAGGAtgagcaggagcaggaaaaCATTAATTGCCACAACAGGGACATTGTCTTACTACTCAAGAACAAGGCGGTGCCAATGCCTAATGGTGCTACAGTTTCTGCCTCTTCCATGGACAGCATGCATGGTGAACTCCTGGAGAAAACACTGTCTCAATATTATCCAGAACATGTTTCCATAGCAATGCAGAAGAACACATCTCATAGCAATGCCATTACCAGTCAGGCTACTAAAGAGTTGTCCCATGAGACAACGCATTCATCCCATACCTCAGGGCAGATCATTTCCCCACAGACCTCAAACTCTGAGCTGCCTCAAGTGCCAGCTGTAGTGGTTACTGAGGTCTACGGTGCTGATAACTCCAGTAAGCCACCTGTATTGCCAGGTAGCTGTTCACTTCAGAAACCAGAACTACAGCTACAGCAGCAGATTCCAGGCTATGATACACACCGGTTATCTGTAGGAAACAGTGCTGTTCATGGAAGCATAGGGCAGGTTCCCAATCAAGACCTCTCTCTAAGTTCCAGCAGTAACCTGCAAGCTCAGAATGCTGCACTGGAAAGGTTTTCtgagcaagcagaaaaaaatggtgcTTTCTTTACACAGAACTCAATGTTTCACAAAGATTCCTCAACTCCTCCTGCTCCAGAAATGAACAGTGCACTGTCCGTCATGGTGCAAGAAGGATGCCATTCCTATGACAACAGTTGCGATGAAACTCTTCCTGGAGAGATCAAGGACAAAGGGCAACAGCAGGGACCAATGCCAGAAAGTCCCGGCCTCAGCCAACAGCAACTTCACCCCCAGCAAAGGCTTCCGCAGCAGGTGCAAACGTCGCAGCATGAAGTCAGCCAGAGTGATCCCCGAGCTGCTGCAGCCGCCTCCATTCAGCAGCACCCAGAAGAAATGCCGCCGCCGCCATCAGAGCCTCCCCTCCAAAACCTGCATGCGTGCGGAAGCGATGGTGAGTTGCCTCAACTGTGTCAGCGTTTCCCAGGACAGAGAGAACCTGAGATTCCTCCTGACAAAGAAAAGGACCAAGTGAAAGAGTCTGTGCAACAGCCTCAGCGTTACTCAAAGCCAGCCTGGATAGAATTGGTTTCCACGCCGTTCCGGCAGGGAGAGCTTCCCCACAAGCCCAACGAAGCATTACTGCGGTCAATTCTTCAGTACCAGGCAAATGCATCCAAAGCAGTTTATATGAAACAGTATGCTGGAAGTCCTGATGCATTAAAGGGGCCATCGGGACAGCCCCAGAGCCAGAAGATAATGCAACAAGAACAAATTCCCCTGCAGTACAAAAGTGagagctcccagctgcagccacatcccacagctgacctgcagctgctgttccaaaaGCATTCACCACAGCCACAACTCACAAAGATGGATTCCCTGCTCAAGCCCCGAGTGCAGCAGCACCCTCCAcagcagctccatttccagcAACAACCTGAACAACAAATTGAACAGCCTTTAGGGGCCCCACTGAAACAGCAGCACTTGAATCCTCAGACAGGGGAAAGCGAACAGTTCTTGCATTCACACATTTTGCAGCAGATGCTCCAAAAGCAGACACAGCAGACACAGATGCCGTGCAGTCCACACCTAACTCCAAACCAGCAACAGGCTCTGcaaatgaaaagtaaagaaCCTCCCCAAGCTATTCCCCATTCCcaaagcaatgcagagcagcagccagacaGGACATCCTTCAGTCAGCCTAGAGCAGATGAGGGCTTTCAAACTGGGAATAAGTACATGAAACCAACTGCATTCCCACTGCATAGCCCTCAGCTAGGGCTAGAGCAGGTACAGAGCGTGAACAACAAAACTCCCCTTTACAGCCAGAAAACTAGTGCTGgtctgcagcatccctgccaAAACAACGTGCACTTGATgtcagagaagaaggaaaatgccaCAAATCTTGAACACTCTGGAGCAAACAAAGTGCGTGACTTGCAACACATGCAGTATTTCTCAAATAACTTGCCCCCCAAGCAAGATGTGAATCACTGTTTTCGAGAGCAAGAGCAACAGTCCCAACAAGCTTCAGTTATACAGCTGCCACAAGGCTACGGTGGTAGCCTCAGTCAAGATCCCCCAAGCCAAAAGGCCACACCGATGCCCCAGCGGTACTTACCGCACAGCCAGCAAACTCCTGCACACTCACAAGATCAGAGAGGCTGTAATTTGCAGAGCCAAACCCCAAAGGATTTCAATAAGCACGCTGCTCTAAGGTGGCATCTCCTACAGAAACAGGAGCAACAAGCATACCAGCAAACTAAAACCGAGACTGGCGCCAGTGCAGCACGCAAGCCAATCAAAATTGAGGCTGGCACAAAGTCTAACTTTTGCATGCGTCTATCAGCTGcccagctggaaaacaaaatgtggaaaaaaacaattaaacaagAGAATCAGCACTTTGGCTGTGAGAACACACAACAAAAGAGCATCATCGAAACAATGGAACAGCAGCTAAAACAGATACAGGTCAAATCACTGTTTGATCACAAGACTTTTACTGTCAAATCACCTAAACACGTGAAGGTTGAAACAGCAGGCCCTATTACCATCCTATCCAGAAACACCAGTGCTGCAGAATTTGATACTCACACCCCGACTTTTGAACAGCAAGCAAATGTGTCTGCTGAGAAAACCCCGACCAAAAGAACAGCTGGAACTGTTCTCAATAATTTTTTAGACTCACCTTCCAAGTTATTGGATACTCCTGTAAAAAATTTATTGGACACACCTGCCAAAACCCAGTATGATTTCCCATCTTGCAGCTGTGTTG agcAAATTATTGAAAAAGATGAAGGTCCCTTCTATACCCACCTAGGAGCCGGTCCTAATGTGGCAGCTATTAGAGAAATCATGGAAGAAAG ATTTGGACAGAAGGGTAAAGCTATAAGGATTGAGAGGGTCGTCTACACTGGGAAAGAAGGCAAAAGTTCTCAAGGATGTCCAATTGCTAAATGG GTAGTCCGCAGAAGCAGTCAGGAGGAAAAGCTGCTCTGCCTGGTGCGTGAGCGAGCGGGTCACACGTGCGAGACGGCGGTGATTGTGATCCTCATCCTGGTTTGGGAGGGAATCCCAACCAGCCTGGCTGACAAGCTCTATTCCGAACTCACCGACACTCTGAGAAAGTACGGCACGCTCACGAACCGGCGCTGCGCCCTGAACGAAGA ACGGACTTGTGCATGTCAAGGGCTGGACCCTGAAACTTGTGgtgcttcattttcctttggttGCTCCTGGAGCATGTACTACAATGGTTGTAAGTTTGCCAGAAGCAAGATTCCAAGAAAGTTTAAGCTGATGGGGGATGATCCTAAAGAG gaagaaaaactaGAATCCCATTTGCAGAATCTGTCAACCCTGATGGCACCCACCTACAAGAAGCTTGCACCTGATGCATATAACAACCAG ATCGAGTACGAACACAGAGCTCCCGAGTGTCGCTTGGGTTTAAAAGAAGGTCGCCCATTCTCAGGGGTCACTGCCTGCCTGGACTTCTGTGCTCATGCTCACAGAGACTTGCACAATATGCAGAACGGGAGTACACTG GTTTGCACACTAACTAGAGAAGACAATCGTGAAATTGGCCAAACACCTGAAGATGAGCAGCTCCACGTGCTCCCCTTATACAAAGTCTCTGATGTGGATGAGTTCGGAAGCACCGAAGGCcaggaggagaagaagaggaaTGGCAGCATCCAGGTCCTTACCTCCTTTCGTCGGAAAGTAAGGATGTTAGCAGAGCCGGTTAAGACGTGCCGGCAAAGGAAGctagaagcaaagaaagcagctgcagaaaagctTTCCTCCTTGGAGAATGGGTCTAgcaaagctgaaagagaaaaatctgctgCAGCACGCAACAAACAAGGCAACTCTGAGGCAGCAGGTCATGCAAAGCAGCTAGCAG ATCTTTTACGTCTTTCAGGACCAGCgacacaacaacagcagcagcatccacagCGTACTCTCGCTAACAACCCTCAGTCAAATGCTATTAACACTTACTCGGGTTCAGGTTCTGCAAATCTGTATGTAAGGTTGCCTAATCCAGCCAATGCTTATCCAAGCTCTTCATACACTTCAGATCCCTACGGAGGTTCTGGTCCCATGAACCTCTATGCCACCTCATCACAGCCTGCGGGGTCTTATTTGAATTCTTCCAGTCCCATGAACCCTTATTCTGGATCATTAAGTCAAAATAACCAATATCCACCCTATCAATGCAATGGAAACATACAGATGGACAACTGCCCCTCTTATCTGGGCTCTTACCCTTCCCAGCATCATCAGCACATGGACTTGTATAATTGTCAGAGCCAAGACCCTATGTCCAAACTAAGCCTACCACCCATTCAAACATTATACCAGCACAGGTTTGGGAATAACCAGAGTTTTGGTCCCAAGTACTTGAATTACGGAAACCAAAATACGCAGGTAGACTCTTTCAGTAATTGCACCATTAGACCAAATGTACACCACATAGggtctttttcttcttactccACCCACGAGGCTGACGGTCATTTTATGGAAGTTGCCTCAAGGTTAAAATCTAATCTGAGTAACCCAAGCATGGACTATGCCTCCATGAGTAAAACCACTGAACACCATCATGGGCACCCCCCTCCACATTTAGCACGTGACTACCATTCTGCTTCGAGTATGTTTAGCGGTCCTCCTAATTCATTGCATCTCCAGAATAAGGATAGCGAAATGATTTCGCATGCAGTAAATGGCTTGTCTAACACGATTCCAGGTCAGAACCACGATAGGACTACACCCCAAGGTGGTTTAGATAAAACAGATGTGCTGAATCCTGAAAAAGCTGAGGATCCCGATGAAGTCTGGTCAGATAGTGAACAGAGCTTCCTGGATCCAGAAATTGGAGGAGTGGCAGTTGCTCCATCTCACGGGTCAATTCTCATAGAGTGTGCAAAACGTGAGCTCCACGCAACGACCCCCCTGAAAAACCCCAACAGGAACCATCCCACCAGAATATCCCTTGTCTTTTACCAGCACAAGAGCATGAATGAGCCAAAGCATGGGCTGGCTCTGTGGGAGGCAAAGATGGCTGAGAAGGcaagagagaaggaggaggaatgTGAAAAATACGGTCCAGACTACGTGCCTCAGAAATCTTACGGCAAAAAAGCAAAGCGAGAGCCTGCTGAGCCACACGAACCCTCAGAACCAACGTACCTGCGCTTCATCAAGTCTCTTGCACAAAGGACACTGTCGGTCACCACGGACTCCACAGTAACTACATCTCCATATGCCTTTACACGGGTTACAGGGCCTTACAACAGATACATCTAA